The Oncorhynchus nerka isolate Pitt River linkage group LG15, Oner_Uvic_2.0, whole genome shotgun sequence genome contains the following window.
AGTCAGGTGATCTGACGTCCTGAAAGTCTtctcacactgatcacagctataagggtTCTCTCCTCTGTGTATGCGCTGGTGTATAATCAGGGATCCTGATTGATTGAAGCGCtttccacactgatcacagctataaggcttctctccaaaGTGTATGCGTTGGTGTATAGTCAGGTGATCTGATGTCCTGAAACTCTtctcacactgatcacagctaaggcttctctcctgtgtgtatgcgttggtgtttagtcaggtgtcctgattgattgaagctcttcccacactgatcacagctataaggcttctctcctgtgtgtatgcgttggtgttTAGTCAGGTCTCCTGATTGAtggaagctcttcccacactgatcacagctataaggcttctctcctgtgtgtatgcgttggtgttTAGTCAGGTGATCTGATtgattgaagctcttcccacactgatcacagctataaggcttctctcctgtgtgtatgcgttggtgttTAGTCAGGTCTCCTGATtgattgaagctcttcccacactgatcacagctataaggcttctcccctgtgtgtatgcGCTGGTGTATAATCAGGGATCCTGAAtgattgaagctcttcccacactgatcacagctataaggcttctcccctgtgtgtatgcgttggtgaATAGTCAGGTGTCCTGATtgattgaagctcttcccacactgatcacagctataaggcttctctccagtgtgtatgcgttggtgttTAGTCAGGTGATCTGATtgattgaagctcttcccacactgatcacagctataaggcttctctcctgtgtgtatgtgttggtgttTAGTCAGGACTCCTGAGTgcttgaagctcttcccacactgatcacagctataaggcttctcttcTGTGTGTATGCGTTCAGGTGTTTGAGTTGAAGCTcttcttccacactgatcacagctataaggcttctctcctgtgtgtatgggTTGGTGTTTAGTCAGGACTCCTGAGTgcttgaagctcttcccacactgatcacagctataaggcttctctcctgtgtgtatgcgttggtgttTAGTCAGGTCTCCTGATtgattgaagctcttcccacactgatcacagctataaggcttctctcctgtgtgtatgcgctGGTGTATAGTCAGGTGTACTAATTGATTGaatctcttcccacactgatcacagctataaggaggtcctgtgtgtttttgtgtagtCTGGAATCCTGATTGTGAGAAATGCTTCAAACAATCAAAGTAGGGGTAAGGCCTCTCCCCTGCATGAATTCTCTGATGAGATTTTAAAGTTTTAGATGCAGTGAAACTCTTCCCGCACTGAGAGCAGTGGaacggtttctctccagtgtgaattTGCTCATTAATAGTCAAGTCTTGTTTatcaaaactcttcccacagacAGAGCAGTGGTGAGGTTTCTTCCCTGTACCTCTATGCTGGTGtttgaggtgttctgatctggagagactcttctctttcttgtcagcatcatgatgttgttgaggctccccagacgATAAGCCCCTCCCACTTAGAGAGCAACGATTAGGGATGTCCCCTGTGAAACAAAGGCATTGAATAGTTAGGTTTTGCAAATATGGGTCCATAAACAGATGGGTCCTACCATGAAATTAAGGCCTTTTGGGTCACTTTCATATTTTCCAGTAGAAATTGTGCATCAGTATTATATTTTAAATCTGTTATTAAAtaatatgaataaagacttgATAAAGTGACAATTCTGAATTTGAAAAGTCTCTCCATCAACCCTGTGTCACATCAACCCTGTGTCACATCAACCCTGTGGCACATCAACCCTGTGGCACTTCTAGAAAGATTTTAACAGAACTAATACAATCATTTCTCCAAGTTTTACCATCGTTGAGTAAAGTTACAAGTGCAGAATAATAGGTTAATTGTGAAGTCAATTAGTAGAAGAGTTTGATTTAGATGTTGACATGCTTTGAATTAACAATTTCCCTAATAaacctgtttacatggacacatctaaaAAAATGACTAAATAAACGTTCACTGCCCTCGGTCAAAAGAAGTTAGCTGGTGCTGCTTGTGTTAGCACATACAcagattaaatacacctctataaCTCTGATTAAagtgtttacatgtcctaatcaGTCTAAAGAAttctcagaaaaccaggtgtttttaAAGGTGTATCCTTACTTCGGTTATGA
Protein-coding sequences here:
- the LOC135560132 gene encoding zinc finger protein 135-like, which codes for MDREELSLSPSTLQESPGQPPLRTLLLVLVDCRKTPGQTGTERGEEMEDGDLISLRDIPNRCSLSGRGLSSGEPQQHHDADKKEKSLSRSEHLKHQHRGTGKKPHHCSVCGKSFDKQDLTINEQIHTGEKPFHCSQCGKSFTASKTLKSHQRIHAGERPYPYFDCLKHFSQSGFQTTQKHTGPPYSCDQCGKRFNQLVHLTIHQRIHTGEKPYSCDQCGKSFNQSGDLTKHQRIHTGEKPYSCDQCGKSFKHSGVLTKHQPIHTGEKPYSCDQCGRRASTQTPERIHTEEKPYSCDQCGKSFKHSGVLTKHQHIHTGEKPYSCDQCGKSFNQSDHLTKHQRIHTGEKPYSCDQCGKSFNQSGHLTIHQRIHTGEKPYSCDQCGKSFNHSGSLIIHQRIHTGEKPYSCDQCGKSFNQSGDLTKHQRIHTGEKPYSCDQCGKSFNQSDHLTKHQRIHTGEKPYSCDQCGKSFHQSGDLTKHQRIHTGEKPYSCDQCGKSFNQSGHLTKHQRIHTGEKP